DNA from Propionispora vibrioides:
GGTATGATCATCATGCAAATAATTCTGAGAAAGTTTAAGATCAGCAATCATTTGCCCGATATCATCAAACCTGGCCGTTACCTCCTTGGCCATAGCCTTTAGGACGGTAGCCTCAACCAAAGGCGGGATTTGAGGATTAATTTCCCGCGGCGGCCGGGGCTCTTGCTGCAGGTGCTGCAAGGCAATGCTAATGGGTGTCTCACCATTAAACGGCACAACACCAGTCAACATTTCATATAAAACAACACCTAAGGAATAAATATCCGACTTATTACTTACCATTTCGCCCTTAGCCTGTTCCGGTGAAAAATAATGAACCGATCCCAAAATGGTTCCGGTATGATTCATCGTGGCTGAAGTAACCGCCCGGGCAATCCCAAAGTCCGTAACCTTCACCCGTCCTGTACGGGTAATTAATATATTATGAGGTTTAATATCGCAATGGACCAAATTATTCTGATGTGCATGCTCCAGAGCTTCGGCAATTTCTATGGCAATGCGGATTGCATTTTCCACCGGTAAAGCATTGCTGCGGACAATACGATCCTTAAGTGTCTCTCCCGATATGTACTCCATGATTATGTAATAAATACCCTCATCCTGTCCAACATCATAAATATTTACGATATTAGGATGTGATAGCCTGGCGGCTGCCTGGGCCTCGCGGCGGAATCTGGTTACAAATTCATCGTCATGGGTGAATTGGGAACGCAGTACCTTGACGGCAACCGACCGATCCAACAGTTGGTCATGGGCCCGATAGACATCCGCCATTCCACCGCCGCCGATATGTTCCAATATAGTATATCTGTTGTCTAATGTTTTATTGAGCATGAACTTCACCCCCTTATCGTAATGCCTGTGCTAATATTTTCCGGGCGATGGGAGCGGCTATCTGACCACCGGCCCCCGCGTTTTCCACAATAACAGCAATAGCAACTTCCGGATTATCGGCAGGTGCGAACCCGATAAACCAGGCATGCGATTCTCCATGAGGATTCTCTGCCGTTCCGGTTTTTCCTGCCACTTGGATACCGCCTAAACCGGCAGCACCGCCAGTACCTTCATTTACTACAGTTACCATCATATTTTTTATTTCATCAGCCACTTCAGGAGCAGCCGGTGTCAACCAAGTCTCCGGCGAGTACGTCTTTCTCACACTGCCATCGGCAGCCTGTATTTGGCTGACAAGAAATGGTTTCATCAACTTTCCCTGATTCGCAAAACTACTAGCTAACAACGCCATGCGCAACGGCGTAACCAATAAGCTGCCCTGACCGATCCCGGTTTGGGCCAGATCACCATCACTCAGTTTTGAAAACTCCGGCAAATGACTGGGCGTTTCCTGCAAGTCTTGCCCAAGAGGTTTTAGGAAGCCATACCGGTCAAACGTTTCTTCCAATCTTTTACTTCCCAGTTTCAAGGTAAGACTGCCAAACATAGTATTGCAGGAAACAGCCAGGCCTTGCTGCAAGTTAATTTTTCCATGCTTTTGCGAATCATGCTCATTAAGCACATAATCAGGCCCGATTTTCAAGGCCCCGTCACAATTAAAAGTCCAAGCCAAATCAACTATTTTCTCCCGCAAAACCGATTCCGCGATCATAACTTTTATAGTTGAACCCGGCGGATACAATCCCTGGGTAGCCCGATTCAAAAGCAAGCTATCCTTGGAGTGTGATATATTGTCCCAGTCAGCCTCTACCGAATTAGGATCGAAGGCCGGCTTACTTACCATCGCCAGAATTTCTCCGGTACGGGGATTTAAAACAACAACGGCTCCCCGGTGATTACCTAGCGCTGAATAAGCTGTCTTTTGCAGATTTACATCCAGCGTTAACTTTACATTATCACCCTGCTCCGGCATAAACAGCTGGGCAATAGCGCCCCACTGAGCCAATGGTGTATTGAGGCCTGTCAAGTAAGCGGCATAGGAAGCTTCCATCCCTGATTTTCCATATTTATCACTATTATACCCGACAATATGCGCCGTTACCGGCCCAAAGGGATAGTTGCGCTGCTGACCGTTCTCTGACCTTTCACTATAGGCAAGTTTATTGTTATTTCTATCCAGGATTTGACCGGTTAATACCCGCTTGCTGGCTTCCGTGAGTCGTTTATTCAGAGGATGTTCCGCAAGCGAACGGCTCTCGTAGGTCTGCAGATAGGAAACATAAATGAACAGGATGCATAAAAGAGCCAGAATACAAATGGCAACCTTGCGAATATGGCTGCGCAGCGAATTTTCAAATCCATTAAAGCGGTTAGAATTCATATGTTCTTAGGCCTCATTTCGGATATACCAAATAAAATCCCTAATAGGATGAAGCCGGACAGCACAGAACTTCCACCATAGCTGATCATCGGCAAAGTAATTCCTGTAAGTGGAAAAAACTTGGTAACCCCGGCAATAATCAGGAATATCTGCAAACCCATACTAGCGGACAGACCGCCGCCGAGCAACGCATAAAAGGGATCTTCCTGCAGCCAAGCAGTCCGAAAGGCGCGGTAAACTAAAAGAATGTAGATTAGCATCACTGCTCCCGCTCCTAAAAAACCAAGCTCCTCACCTATGGCCGCAAAGATAAAATCAGTATGAACTTCCGGAATCATATTGGGAAATCCGTAGCCCAAACCACTGCCTAGCATGCCGCCTGAACCAAAGGCGAATAAGGACTGCACAATTTGATAGGCTCTGCCATTCGGATCGGCCCAGGGATTGAGCCAAATATCCACTCTGGTTTGAATATGAGGATAGAGCATATAACACAAAACCGATCCGCCTAAAAACAAAACGGCCCCAATCAGAATATAACTCAACCGTCCACTAGCCATATAACTCATCAAAATGGTTATGCTGAAATATAAAAGTGCCGATCCCATATCCCGCTGTAAAACAAGCACCAGCATGGTTATTCCCCAGACGACCAGCAAAGGAGCAACAAACCGGGGATGGGGCAGCATAAAGGGCCCCACCCGTTTACTGGCATAAGCCAGTACCTCACGCCGTTCATTCAAATAGGCCGCCAGGAATATGACAATAAACAGTTTGGCAAATTCCGAGGGCTGAAAACGGATGGGTCCTAAAATAACCCAACTGCGGTGTCCGCCAATATCCACACCTAATACAATAGCCGCCAGTAACAAACTAATACCGATAAAGCCGCAGATATATTTATATTTTGTTAAGGCTTCGAGGTTTTTCGAAAAATGAACGGTCAGACCAAAAGCCGCTATACCAAGCAGCATCCAAAGCACTTGTGAAAAAAACAAATCCGGCGTTAAACGAAAAACCATAATTAAGCCAATCGCCGATAAGACGGCAGTCAACGGAAAAAACAGCGGGTCTCCGTGATAACCGGTTTTGGACAGATAAATGCTTACCCCGAACCAAGCCATGACTACAGCGGCTATCGCGCCCAGCACCGGATAATCCATATGCTTTTGAACCAGGCCGACAACGACGACGCCGTTAATCAACACGGCACTGGCCAACAGTAGCAAGAGATAATCCGCTTTCCCAGTTCTTGTCATTATACATCACCATATTGCAGCCAAATGGCCGTTATATTATCCATACCGCCTGCCGCATTGGCCTTATCAATCAGGTTATCTACAACCTTTTGGCTTTCAACAGCAGCACCATTTACAGATAAAATTTGAAGAATGTCCTGCTCACTAAGCATATTGGTCAAGCCATCAGTGCAGAGCAATATGTGATCTCCCGGTTTCCATTGAAACACACCGCTGTCAATTTTAATGTCAGGACTAGTGCCGACCGCCCTGGTAAGCATATTACGCTGGGGATGGGTCTGCATTTCATCTCTGGTTATATTGCCATTGAGAAACAACTCCCAAACCAGCGAGTGGTCACTGGTAATTTGCAGCATATTCTCTTTTTGAAACAGGTATAACCGGCTATCGCCGACATGACTCCAGTAAACGGTATCTGTTTCCACATAGACTGCCGTCAGCGTAGTTCCCATTCCCAAATATTCCGGTTTACTTAAAGAAGCCTGGTAAATCAGTTCGTTGGCATGGGAAATGGCGTCTTCCATCAAATTCTGCAAAGGAATTTTCCCATAACCTGCCTCCACTTGTTCCAGCAAAGCTCTAATAGCCAGCCCGCTGGCAACTTCACCTGCCGCATGTCCACCCATACCGTCTGCCACAGCAAATAAATAGGGAGGGTGAAAGGCATAGCTGTCTTCATTGATTTCTCTCATCCGGCCGATATCTGACTTCACACTGGCTAACAAACCGATCACCTCTCAAACTTAAAACTCACTGTCCCAATCTTTACTATGTCGCCGTCTTTTAGCAAGATTTCTCCCTTGACAGGACGGTCATTTAAAAATGTGCCATTGGTACTGTTCAAATCAGCTAGCCAATAATCGTCCTTCTGTCCGGCAATACACGCATGGTCATGGGACACAACCGTATCTTTGATAACAATATTGCTATGCTCATTCCGGCCGATCGTAAAGGTTTCCTTCAAGTAAAACTCCGACCGTGGAAACTGCAATCCACCGCTGTCAAGAAGGATAAGCCGGGCTTTTCTGTCATTTGTAAAAAAAGCTTTTCCCGTCAGGTCGGTATACATATATTTTATTGCAAAATATAAAAAAAGGTATATAAGTACCAGGAGACTGTATTGCAGAACTATACTAACCGCATTCACTAAAACAAGTTTTTCCGGCAAGCTACTTCACCTCATATACAATGACCGTATTGCCCAGTTTTATTTCGTCTCCGGAGCGCAAAACTTTGCGGCTGACCCGCTGAC
Protein-coding regions in this window:
- a CDS encoding FtsW/RodA/SpoVE family cell cycle protein, whose protein sequence is MTRTGKADYLLLLLASAVLINGVVVVGLVQKHMDYPVLGAIAAVVMAWFGVSIYLSKTGYHGDPLFFPLTAVLSAIGLIMVFRLTPDLFFSQVLWMLLGIAAFGLTVHFSKNLEALTKYKYICGFIGISLLLAAIVLGVDIGGHRSWVILGPIRFQPSEFAKLFIVIFLAAYLNERREVLAYASKRVGPFMLPHPRFVAPLLVVWGITMLVLVLQRDMGSALLYFSITILMSYMASGRLSYILIGAVLFLGGSVLCYMLYPHIQTRVDIWLNPWADPNGRAYQIVQSLFAFGSGGMLGSGLGYGFPNMIPEVHTDFIFAAIGEELGFLGAGAVMLIYILLVYRAFRTAWLQEDPFYALLGGGLSASMGLQIFLIIAGVTKFFPLTGITLPMISYGGSSVLSGFILLGILFGISEMRPKNI
- a CDS encoding Stp1/IreP family PP2C-type Ser/Thr phosphatase, which codes for MLASVKSDIGRMREINEDSYAFHPPYLFAVADGMGGHAAGEVASGLAIRALLEQVEAGYGKIPLQNLMEDAISHANELIYQASLSKPEYLGMGTTLTAVYVETDTVYWSHVGDSRLYLFQKENMLQITSDHSLVWELFLNGNITRDEMQTHPQRNMLTRAVGTSPDIKIDSGVFQWKPGDHILLCTDGLTNMLSEQDILQILSVNGAAVESQKVVDNLIDKANAAGGMDNITAIWLQYGDV
- a CDS encoding FHA domain-containing protein, encoding MKETFTIGRNEHSNIVIKDTVVSHDHACIAGQKDDYWLADLNSTNGTFLNDRPVKGEILLKDGDIVKIGTVSFKFER
- a CDS encoding peptidoglycan D,D-transpeptidase FtsI family protein, coding for MNSNRFNGFENSLRSHIRKVAICILALLCILFIYVSYLQTYESRSLAEHPLNKRLTEASKRVLTGQILDRNNNKLAYSERSENGQQRNYPFGPVTAHIVGYNSDKYGKSGMEASYAAYLTGLNTPLAQWGAIAQLFMPEQGDNVKLTLDVNLQKTAYSALGNHRGAVVVLNPRTGEILAMVSKPAFDPNSVEADWDNISHSKDSLLLNRATQGLYPPGSTIKVMIAESVLREKIVDLAWTFNCDGALKIGPDYVLNEHDSQKHGKINLQQGLAVSCNTMFGSLTLKLGSKRLEETFDRYGFLKPLGQDLQETPSHLPEFSKLSDGDLAQTGIGQGSLLVTPLRMALLASSFANQGKLMKPFLVSQIQAADGSVRKTYSPETWLTPAAPEVADEIKNMMVTVVNEGTGGAAGLGGIQVAGKTGTAENPHGESHAWFIGFAPADNPEVAIAVIVENAGAGGQIAAPIARKILAQALR